A region from the Nonlabens sp. YIK11 genome encodes:
- a CDS encoding cation diffusion facilitator family transporter yields MGHNHAHDHNSTGNIRFAFFLNLGFTILEIIGGIYTNSIAIVSDAVHDLGDTLSLGSSWYLQHKSEKKSDQKFSYGYRRLSLLGAFINGVVLILGSAYVIYEAVKRLQNPEPSDAQGMIIFALIGVVVNGYAAYKLTHGTSMNEKVMSWHMIEDVLGWAAILIAAIVLYFYENQYIDPVLSLLITAYILFNAFKRLRETVYLFLQGIPLDVDLEQIKSGLLNLDHVCSLHHTHIWSQDGQHHVFSTHVILENVETLEQMSSVKKKILESLDAYDFEHLTIEIEVNQQDCSVRILEK; encoded by the coding sequence ATGGGTCACAACCACGCGCACGATCACAATTCTACCGGCAACATACGCTTTGCTTTTTTCCTCAATTTAGGCTTTACCATTTTAGAAATTATTGGTGGTATTTATACCAATAGCATCGCTATAGTAAGTGATGCGGTTCACGATCTGGGCGATACCCTATCGCTGGGCAGCAGTTGGTATCTACAACATAAAAGCGAGAAGAAATCTGACCAAAAATTCAGTTATGGATATCGCAGATTGTCCCTTTTAGGAGCTTTTATCAATGGTGTAGTACTGATTTTAGGTAGCGCTTATGTTATTTATGAAGCTGTCAAACGCCTGCAAAATCCAGAACCTAGTGATGCCCAAGGCATGATCATTTTTGCCTTAATAGGAGTTGTCGTCAATGGATATGCCGCATATAAATTGACTCACGGTACATCCATGAATGAGAAAGTTATGTCATGGCACATGATCGAGGATGTACTGGGTTGGGCTGCGATACTCATAGCAGCAATCGTTCTTTATTTCTATGAAAATCAATACATAGATCCTGTTTTATCCTTGTTAATCACGGCCTATATCTTGTTCAATGCCTTTAAAAGACTGCGAGAAACGGTGTACCTATTTCTACAAGGAATACCACTGGATGTGGATCTGGAACAAATAAAATCTGGGTTGCTTAATCTTGATCACGTATGCTCTTTACACCACACACATATCTGGTCCCAAGATGGCCAGCATCACGTTTTTAGCACACACGTGATTTTAGAAAACGTGGAAACGCTTGAGCAGATGTCAAGCGTGAAGAAAAAGATTTTAGAATCTTTGGACGCTTACGACTTTGAACATCTCACCATTGAAATAGAAGTAAATCAACAGGATTGTAGTGTGCGAATCTTAGAAAAGTAA
- a CDS encoding GNAT family N-acetyltransferase encodes MDISIKSFDQLNTTELYDLLRLRSEVFVVEQDCVYQDVDGKDQKAIHILGHEGDQLAAYTRVFKAGDYFNMASIGRVVVSPQHRRKDYGKEIMKASMEFAFAKAKQPIKISAQVYLKKFYEDLGFEETGKRYLEDGIPHMQMIANPE; translated from the coding sequence ATGGACATATCCATTAAATCTTTTGACCAACTCAACACCACAGAATTATACGATCTCTTGCGATTGCGCAGCGAGGTTTTTGTGGTAGAACAAGACTGTGTCTATCAGGATGTGGATGGAAAGGATCAAAAAGCCATACACATCTTGGGTCATGAAGGTGATCAGCTTGCTGCATACACGCGCGTTTTCAAGGCAGGCGATTATTTTAATATGGCGAGTATAGGTCGCGTGGTGGTGAGCCCACAACATCGACGCAAGGACTATGGCAAAGAGATTATGAAGGCTAGTATGGAGTTCGCTTTCGCGAAAGCGAAACAACCCATAAAGATATCTGCACAGGTCTATCTCAAGAAATTCTATGAAGATCTAGGCTTTGAAGAAACTGGGAAAAGATACCTGGAAGACGGCATCCCACACATGCAAATGATTGCAAATCCTGAGTAG
- the rpiB gene encoding ribose 5-phosphate isomerase B: MNISIGNDHAGPDYKKAIVAFLEEKGHVVTNHGTDSSDSVDYPDFAHPVAQDIVNGKADLAVVICGSAQGVSMTVNKYAEVRGAVCWSKEIAFLARQHNDANIICIPARFTSIPQAVGLVETFINTPFEGGRHDRRVKKISC; the protein is encoded by the coding sequence ATGAATATATCCATAGGTAACGATCACGCAGGACCAGACTATAAAAAGGCTATTGTGGCATTTCTTGAAGAGAAAGGCCATGTGGTAACAAATCACGGTACAGACTCATCAGACAGCGTCGATTATCCAGACTTTGCACATCCAGTAGCTCAAGATATCGTTAATGGTAAAGCAGATCTTGCCGTAGTTATTTGCGGTAGTGCACAAGGTGTATCCATGACAGTGAATAAGTATGCAGAAGTACGTGGCGCGGTATGCTGGTCTAAGGAAATAGCATTTCTAGCCAGACAACATAATGATGCTAACATCATTTGTATTCCAGCGCGATTTACATCCATACCACAAGCAGTAGGCCTGGTAGAAACCTTTATCAACACTCCATTTGAAGGTGGAAGACACGATCGCCGTGTGAAAAAGATAAGCTGCTAG